One segment of Gasterosteus aculeatus chromosome 3, fGasAcu3.hap1.1, whole genome shotgun sequence DNA contains the following:
- the lamc1 gene encoding laminin subunit gamma-1 → MRSLARALVACCWLAGLVRAAMDECADEQRRAQRCMPEFVNAAFNVTVVATNTCGAPPEEYCVQTGATGVTKSCHICNARDPRHHHSAAYLTDYNNQQDTTWWQSQTMLAGVQYPNAINLTLHLGKSFDITYVRLKFHTSRPESFAIYKRSGESGPWVPYQYYSGSCEKTYQKAGRGFIRTGEDEQQALCTDEFSDISPLTGGNVAFSTLEGRPSAYNFDNSPVLQDWVTATDIRVTLNRLNTFGDEVFNDPKVLKSYYYAISDFAVGGRCKCNGHASECLKNSGGRLVCNCKHNTDGDDCDVCKAFYNDRPWRRATAENPNDCLPCDCNGKSSECYFDSELYRATGHGGHCINCADNTDGPNCERCLDHYHRDAGGSRCRPCGCNSVGSESPQCDDRGVCACKPGVTGEKCDRCQPGFHSLTEAGCRPCSCSPSGSTQECDVNTGQCRCKEHVEGFSCDRCKLGFFNLDPTNPQGCTPCFCFQHSSVCDSAEGFSVHAVSASFPRGDEQWTGQQRDGSSVSVQWSPSGQEVSLISEDYFPMYFVAPEKFLGNQMLSYGQNLSLSFRVDRRDTRLSAEDLVLEGAGLRVAVPLIAQGNAYPNENMQTYVFRLHDTADYPWRPTISQPDFQKLLHNLTAIKIRGTYSERSAGYLDDVSLVTARRAPGVPARWVERCTCPQGYQGQHCEQCTLGYRRARQELGAFSPCEPCNCNGHSEACDPDTGACDCRDNTAGLSCERCRDGFYGDATSGSSGDCEPCPCPAGATCAVVPKTREVVCTNCPAGTTGKRCELCDDGFFGDPLGGAGPVRACRACKCSDNIDPNAVGNCDRETGECLKCIYSTAGFFCDRCKDGYYGNALAANAADKCKPCSCSPSGTVGGQTSCSQVTGQCECLPNVAQRDCSVCQPGFFNLQSAAGCERCNCDPIGSTSGQCDITSGQCECQPGVSGRLCQRCEVNFFGFSSSGCKPCDCDPEGSRSGQCEEDGRCGCRPGFVGARCDMCEENYFYNRSAPGCQQCPSCYGLVRDKVNQQRQKLQDLQTLIDSLGSGEGSVPDEAFEDRLKEAERSIMELLEEAEASRDADRGLLDRLSGINNTLTTQWNRLQNIRGTVDDTGTQADRARHRVREAEDLIDRARQELDKAKDALGKVDIKPPSGTGDPNNMTLLAEEARTLADKHKMDADQIEKIARDANDTSTKAHNLLLRTLEGESRTSQEVDELNKKYNEAKELAKNLEKQANKVQAEAEDAGDKALKIFANLTSVPSFDTKALEDEAGKIKKEASDLDKLIDKTEKEYNDLRDDLRGKELEVRKLLEKGRSEQQTADQLLARADAAKALAEEAAKKGQSTFREAESILEDLRDFDKRVNDNKTAAEEALKKIPAINATIAAANQKTRQAEAALGNAAADARDAKSKAEEAEKIAAAVQKGSARTKEDAEKAFQDTSKLDGDVGDVMVQLDAAEQELARKKAEADQDMMMAGMAADNAKEAEDNARKAKSAVKTVLSTITILLDQLGNIDKVDLSKLNQIDESLKRAKGKMGDSELDRKLTELNEVARSQQVLIDDYDRQIQEIRADILNLNDIKNTLPDGCFNTPILERP, encoded by the exons GTAAATCCTTCGACATCACCTACGTGCGGCTCAAGTTCCACACCAGCCGCCCGGAGAGCTTCGCCATCTACAAGCGGAGCGGCGAGTCGGGCCCCTGGGTGCCCTACCAGTACTACAGCGGCTCCTGTGAGAAGACCTACCAGAAGGCCGGCCGCGGCTTCATCCGCACCGGGGAGGACGAGCAGCAGGCGCTCTGCACCGACGAGTTCAGCGACATCTCGCCGCTCACCGGGGGCAACGTGGCCTTCTCCACGCTGGAGGGACGGCCCAGCGCCTACAACTTCGACAACAGCCCCGTCCTCCAG GACTGGGTGACAGCCACCGACATCAGGGTGACCCTGAACCGGCTCAACACGTTCGGAGACGAGGTTTTCAACGACCCCAAGGTCCTCAAGTCCTACTACTACGCCATCTCCGACTTCGCTGTGGGCGGGAG GTGTAAGTGTAACGGCCACGCCAGCGAGTGCTTGAAGAACAGCGGAGGACGACTGGTGTGTAACTGCAAACACAACACGGACGGAGACGACTGCGACGTCTGCAAAGCCTTCTACAACGACCGGCCCTGGAGGAGAGCCACCGCCGAGAACCCCAACGACTGTCTGC cctGCGACTGCAACGGGAAGAGCTCTGAGTGTTACTTCGACAGCGAGCTGTACCGGGCCACAGGTCACGGAGGTCACTGCATCAACTGCGCCGACAACACAGACGGGCCCAACTGCGAGCGCTGCCTGGACCACTACCACCGGGACGCCGGCGGGAGCCGCTGCCGGCCCTGCGGCTGCAACTCCGTCG GCTCGGAGTCTCCTCAGTGTGACGACagaggcgtgtgtgcgtgtaaaccCGGAGTGACCGGAGAGAAGTGTGACCGCTGCCAGCCGGGGTTCCACAGCCTGACCGAGGCCGGCTGCAG GCCGTGCTCCTGTTCCCCCTCGGGCAGCACTCAGGAGTGTGACGTGAATACAGGACAGTGTCGCTGCAAAGAGCACGTGGAGGGATTCAGCTGTGACAG gTGTAAACTGGGCTTCTTCAACCTGGACCCCACCAACCCTCAGGGCTGCACCCCCTGCTTCTGCTTCCAGCACTCGTCGGTGTGCGACAGCGCCGAGGGCTTCAGCGTGCACGCCGTCAGCGCCTCCTTCCCCAGAG gtgatgagcagtggaCCGGGCAGCAGCGTGACGGTTCCAGTGTCTCCGTCCAGTGGTCTCCTAGTGGACAGGAAGTGTCCCTCATCTCAGAAGACTACTTCCCCATGTACTTCGTAgccccag AGAAGTTTCTGGGGAACCAGATGCTCAGTTACGGACAGAACCTGAGTCTGAGCTTCCGGGTGGACCGGCGGGACACGCGCCTGTCGGCGGAGGATCTGGTGCTGGAGGGGGCCGGCCTCCGGGTGGCGGTGCCCCTCATCGCCCAGGGCAACGCCTACCCCAACGAGAACATGCAGACATACGTCTTCAG GCTGCACGACACCGCAGATTATCCCTGGAGGCCGACCATCAGCCAGCCCGACTTCCAGAAGCTCCTCCACAACCTGACCGCCATCAAGATCCGCGGAACCTACAGCGAGAGGA GTGCCGGTTACCTCGACGACGTCTCCTTGGTAACGGCCAGGCGGGCCCCAGGTGTGCCGGCCCGCTGGGTTGAGCGCTGCACCTGTCCTCAGGGTTACCAGGGGCAACACTGTGAGCAGTGCACTCTGGGATACCGACGCGCCCGGCAGGAACTGGGAGCTTTCAGCCCGTGTGAGCCGTGCAACTGTAACGGACACAGCGAGGCCTGCGACCCGGACACGG GAGCGTGCGACTGTCGGGACAACACGGCCGGCCTCAGCTGTGAGCGCTGCAGAGACGGTTTCTATGGCGACGCCACCAGCGGGTCGTCAGGAGACTGTGAGCCGTGTCCCTGTCCCGCCGGCGCCACCTGTGCCGTGGTCCCCAAGACCCGGGAGGTGGTCTGCACCAACTGCCCCGCAGGAACCACAG GGAAGCGCTGCGAGCTCTGTGACGACGGGTTCTTCGGGGACCCTCTTGGGGGGGCCGGGCCGGTCCGGGCCTGCCGCGCCTGCAAGTGCAGCGACAACATTGACCCCAACGCCGTCGGCAACTGCGACCGCGAGACCGGCGAGTGCCTGAAGTGCATCTACAGCACCGCCGGCTTCTTCTGCGACCGCTGCAAGGACGGTTACTACGGCAACGCCCTGGCCGCCAACGCCGCCGACAAGTGCAAac CCTGCTCCTGCTCTCCGTCCGGTACCGTTGGGGGACAGACGAGCTGCTCCCAGGTCACCGGTCAGTGTGAGTGTCTCCCCAACGTGGCGCAGAGGGACTGCAGCGTCTGTCAGCCCGGCTTCTTCAACCTGCAGAGCGCCGCCGGCTGTGAACG GTGCAACTGCGATCCGATTGGCTCCACCAGCGGGCAGTGTGACATCACCTCGGGGCAGTGCGAGTGCCAGCCCGGCGTCTCCGGCCGGCTCTGCCAGCGCTGCGAGGTCAACTTCTTCGGCTTCAGCTCGTCGGGATGCAAAC CCTGCGACTGCGACCCCGAGGGCTCCCGGTCCGGTCAGTGCGAGGAGGACGGGCGCTGCGGGTGCCGGCCCGGCTTCGTGGGCGCTCGCTGCGACATGTGTGAGGAGAACTACTTCTACAACCGCTCGGCGCCGGGCTGCCAGCAGTGTCCCTCCTGCTACGGCCTGGTCAGGGACAAG GTGAACCAGCAGAGGCAGAAGCTGCAGGACCTGCAGACCCTCATCGACAGCCTGGGCTCAGGGGAGGGCTCGGTCCCCGACGAGGCCTTCGAGGACCGGCTGAAGGAGGCAGAGAGGTCCAtcatggagctgctggaggaggccgaggccaGCAGag ACGCGGACCGCGGTCTGCTGGACCGCCTGAGCGGCATCAACAACACGCTGACGACCCAGTGGAACCGCCTGCAGAACATCCGCGGCACGGTGGACGACACGGGCACGCAGGCCGACCGCGCACGCCACCGCGTCCGGGAGGCCGAGGACCTGATCGACCGCGCTCGCCAGGAGCTGGACAAGGCCAAGGACGCGCTCGGCAAAGTG GACATCAAACCGCCGAGCGGCACAGGGGACCCGAACAACATGACGCTGCTGGCCGAGGAGGCGCGGACGCTGGCCGACAA GCACAAGATGGACGCCGACCAGATCGAGAAGATCGCCAGAGACGCCAACGACACGTCGACCAAAGCGCACAACCTGCTGCTGAGGACTCTGGAAGGAGAGAGCAGGACGAGTCAGGAGGTGGACGAGCTCAACAAGAA GTACAACGAGGCCAAGGAGCTGGCAAAGAACCTGGAGAAGCAGGCCAACAAGGTCCAGGCCGAGGCCGAGGACGCCGGGGACAAGGCCCTGAAGATCTTTGCCAACCTGACAAGCGTCCCCTCGTTTGACACCAAAGCTCTAGAG GATGAAGCTGGTAAGATCAAGAAGGAAGCGTCAGACCTGGACAAGCTCATCGACAAGACGGAGAAGGAGTACAACGACCTGAGAGACGACCTGAGGGGGAAGGAGCTGGAAGTCCGCAAGCTGCTGGAAAAGGGGAGGAGCGAGCAGCAG ACTGCAGACCAGCTGCTGGCCCGAGCCGACGCCGCCAAAGCTCTGGCCGAGGAAGCGGCGAAGAAAGGACAGTCCACCTTCAGGGAGGCCGAGAGCATCCTGGAGGACCTCAGAG ACTTCGACAAGCGTGTCAACGACAACAAGACGGCGGCCGAGGAGGCCCTGAAGAAGATCCCCGCCATCAACGCCACCATCGCGGCAGCCAACCAGAAGACGCGGCAGGCGGAAGCAGCGCTCGGCAACGCGGCCGCCGACGCCAGAGATGCAAAGAGcaaggcggaggaggcggagaagaTCGCCGCCGCCGTGCAGAAG GGCTCGGCCAGGACCAAGGAGGACGCGGAGAAGGCCTTCCAGGACACCAGCAAGTTGGACGGAGACGTGGGGGACGTGATGGTGCAGCTGGACGCCGCCGAGCAGGAGCTGGCCAGGAAGAAGGCGGAGGCCGACCAGGACATGATGATGGCGGGAATG gcgGCCGACAACGCCAAGGAGGCCGAGGACAACGCCCGTAAGGCCAAGAGCGCCGTGAAGACGGTGCTGAGCACCATCACCATCCTGCTGGATCAGCTGG GAAACATCGACAAGGTGGACCTGAGCAAGCTGAACCAGATCGACGAGTCCCTGAAGCGGGCCAAGGGCAAGATGGGCGACAGCGAGCTGGACAGGAAGCTGACGGAGCTGAACGAGGTGGCGAGGAGCCAGCAGGTTCTGATCGACGACTACGACCGGCAGATCCAAGAGATCCGCGCCGACATCCTGAACCTCAACGACATCAAGAACACGCTGCCCGACGGCTGCTTCAACACGCCCATCCTGGAGCGGCcgtag